In Endozoicomonas sp. GU-1, one DNA window encodes the following:
- a CDS encoding Na+/H+ antiporter subunit C, with the protein MEFLWCLVVGLMTACGVFLMLERHIVRFLFGMILVSNAINLAIFVAGRLTRGNPPLIASDALLPAAGYANPLPQALILTAIVIGFGLLLFTLLLAYRAIKEFGTADMDKMQHAETEQ; encoded by the coding sequence ATGGAGTTTCTCTGGTGTCTGGTCGTCGGCCTGATGACTGCCTGCGGCGTTTTCCTGATGCTGGAGCGTCATATCGTGCGCTTTCTGTTCGGTATGATCCTGGTCAGTAACGCCATCAACCTGGCCATTTTTGTCGCTGGCCGGTTAACCCGGGGCAATCCACCACTGATTGCCAGTGATGCCCTGCTCCCGGCCGCCGGTTACGCCAACCCGCTGCCACAGGCGCTGATTCTGACCGCCATTGTGATCGGTTTCGGTCTGTTATTGTTCACCTTACTACTGGCCTACCGCGCCATTAAAGAATTTGGCACCGCTGATATGGACAAAATGCAACATGCGGAGACAGAGCAATGA
- a CDS encoding MnhB domain-containing protein — protein sequence MSSIIFRTSAHIVTVLMLVFSVYLLLRGHNNPGGGFIAGLIAVIAFALLMLAETPAYVRERLVYSPATFAGSGVAIALFAGLLPLFFGQPFLSGLWLGKVGSPLLFDVGVYLAVIGSVLMILLNVEEELS from the coding sequence ATGTCATCGATTATCTTTCGTACCAGCGCCCATATCGTCACGGTGCTGATGCTGGTGTTTTCTGTTTACCTGCTGTTGCGTGGCCATAACAATCCCGGCGGCGGGTTTATTGCCGGCCTGATTGCCGTCATTGCCTTTGCCCTGTTAATGCTGGCCGAAACCCCGGCCTATGTGCGTGAGCGCCTGGTCTATTCACCGGCCACCTTTGCCGGTTCTGGTGTGGCCATAGCATTGTTCGCCGGTCTGCTGCCACTGTTTTTCGGGCAGCCTTTTCTCTCTGGCCTGTGGCTGGGCAAAGTCGGCAGCCCACTGTTATTTGACGTTGGCGTATACCTCGCTGTCATCGGATCGGTACTGATGATCCTGCTGAATGTTGAAGAGGAGTTAAGTTGA
- the mbhE gene encoding hydrogen gas-evolving membrane-bound hydrogenase subunit E has protein sequence MQNPTLKLWLAFCALLPLGIFLLISASYQPPESLLHWPWIPSLGIDFSLRLDGLSVLFASLISGVGFLVQLYAIAYMKPYKGRSGFHLYLTLFMLAMLGLVLADNLLLLFVFWELTTLTSYLLIGFNHEQEKSRKNALQAMLVTGSGGLALLAGLIMLGEMAGTYSLSAIITQGASLSQHAWFTPSLLLVLLGAFTKSAQFPFHFWLPGAMAAPTPVSAYLHSSTMVKAGVYLLARLLPVYGDSTLWFTLLCSAGAFTALWCALQAYRQTDLKLMLAFSTNVILGQLVMLIGIGSSYAITAALLLIAAHSFYKAGLFMVVGNIDKATGTREYHELAGLRAVLAISFTAALVTAASKAGLPPSFGFLSKEYLYKAGLEFGWVLSGSMLLANAIMVALALLIVIKPFLRPHHAKAAPMKAVEHNQLLWLPPIVLALLSIIVPLALLNWYQGLVIDPAATVMLATPKTVKLWEGLNLPLLLSALTLLLGILLYVGYPRLKPRLDQLMSGLPSGPAVYQSLLDGVVKLANWQTRLLQHGQLTQYSLQFFLVLLAFLGTVLWQIHPLPPIDWDLKYYDILLALFLVIAAVVVVKARTLLLAVTALGTIGFLTTLVFLVYSAPDVAKTQLLVETLLVVFIAIVLRHLSAANTVPRHSAVRRLVHAGVAAGIGISISLALWIITAEPMNQAISEFYAQTSVSGGRGRNIVNVILVDFRAFDTLGEAVVVVIAGLATVAVLAGKRINQMVSETPKEHR, from the coding sequence ATGCAAAATCCAACACTTAAACTCTGGTTGGCGTTCTGCGCACTGCTGCCGCTGGGGATTTTTCTGCTGATCAGCGCCAGCTATCAACCACCGGAGTCTCTGCTGCATTGGCCCTGGATTCCGTCACTGGGTATTGATTTTTCACTCCGCCTTGATGGCCTCAGCGTCCTGTTTGCCAGTTTAATCAGTGGCGTCGGGTTTCTGGTTCAGCTCTACGCCATCGCTTATATGAAACCCTATAAAGGCCGCAGTGGGTTTCACCTCTATCTGACCCTGTTTATGCTGGCCATGCTGGGTCTGGTGCTGGCCGATAACCTGCTGTTGCTGTTCGTATTCTGGGAATTAACCACCCTCACCTCCTATCTGCTGATTGGCTTTAACCACGAACAGGAAAAATCCCGCAAGAACGCCCTGCAAGCCATGCTGGTCACCGGCAGCGGCGGTCTGGCACTGTTGGCGGGCCTGATTATGCTGGGTGAAATGGCGGGCACCTACAGCCTCAGCGCCATCATCACCCAGGGTGCTTCGCTGTCTCAGCACGCCTGGTTTACACCATCCCTGTTGCTTGTTTTGCTGGGGGCATTCACCAAATCGGCGCAGTTTCCCTTTCATTTCTGGTTGCCCGGTGCCATGGCCGCACCAACCCCCGTCAGTGCCTATCTGCATTCGTCCACCATGGTCAAAGCCGGTGTTTACCTGCTGGCACGACTGCTGCCGGTGTACGGAGACAGCACGTTATGGTTCACGCTGCTGTGCAGTGCCGGTGCCTTTACTGCCCTGTGGTGCGCCTTACAGGCTTACCGTCAGACCGACTTAAAGCTGATGCTTGCCTTCAGCACCAATGTCATTCTTGGCCAGCTGGTGATGCTGATCGGCATCGGCAGTAGCTATGCCATCACTGCCGCGTTACTGTTGATTGCCGCGCACTCCTTTTATAAGGCCGGACTGTTTATGGTGGTCGGCAATATCGATAAGGCCACCGGCACCCGGGAATACCATGAACTGGCGGGCCTGCGTGCGGTGCTGGCCATCAGCTTTACCGCCGCTTTGGTGACCGCTGCGTCCAAGGCGGGTCTGCCACCGTCGTTTGGTTTCCTGTCCAAGGAATATCTCTATAAAGCAGGGCTGGAATTTGGCTGGGTACTTTCCGGCTCCATGCTGTTGGCCAATGCCATTATGGTGGCGCTGGCATTGCTGATCGTCATCAAACCCTTTTTACGACCTCATCATGCCAAGGCCGCACCGATGAAAGCCGTTGAGCATAATCAGCTGTTGTGGTTGCCCCCCATCGTTCTGGCACTGTTGTCGATCATTGTGCCGCTGGCTCTGTTGAACTGGTATCAGGGTCTGGTAATTGATCCCGCTGCCACGGTGATGCTGGCTACCCCGAAAACGGTGAAGCTCTGGGAAGGGTTAAACCTGCCACTGCTGCTAAGTGCACTCACGTTGTTACTGGGTATCTTGCTCTATGTTGGCTATCCACGCCTGAAGCCCCGGCTCGACCAGCTTATGTCCGGGCTGCCCTCCGGCCCTGCGGTTTATCAGTCCCTGCTGGATGGGGTGGTCAAGCTGGCAAACTGGCAAACCCGGCTGCTACAGCATGGTCAGCTCACCCAATACAGCCTGCAGTTTTTCCTGGTGCTACTGGCCTTTCTCGGCACCGTACTCTGGCAAATACACCCCCTGCCACCGATTGATTGGGATTTGAAGTACTACGATATTCTGCTGGCACTGTTTCTGGTCATCGCCGCGGTGGTGGTGGTCAAGGCCCGCACCCTGCTGTTGGCGGTGACCGCACTGGGCACCATTGGCTTTCTGACCACACTGGTTTTCCTGGTGTACAGCGCCCCGGATGTGGCCAAAACGCAGCTGCTGGTAGAGACCCTGTTGGTGGTCTTTATCGCCATCGTGTTACGCCATCTATCGGCTGCCAACACGGTTCCCCGGCATTCAGCGGTTCGCCGCCTGGTACACGCCGGCGTTGCCGCAGGCATCGGGATCAGCATCTCCCTGGCTCTGTGGATTATTACCGCCGAACCCATGAATCAGGCAATCTCCGAGTTCTATGCCCAAACCAGTGTCAGCGGTGGCCGAGGGCGCAATATCGTCAACGTTATCCTGGTGGATTTCCGGGCGTTTGACACCCTTGGCGAAGCCGTCGTGGTGGTGATTGCCGGATTGGCAACCGTCGCGGTACTGGCTGGCAAACGAATTAACCAGATGGTCTCTGAAACCCCCAAGGAGCACCGTTAA
- the rpsJ gene encoding 30S ribosomal protein S10 yields the protein MSQQSKQSSQAQQIRIRLKAFDHRLIDQSTQEIVDTAKRTGAQVRGPIPLPTRKERFTVLISPHVNKDARDQYEIRTHKRLLDIIEPTEKTVDALMKLDLAAGVEVQISLG from the coding sequence ATGAGCCAACAATCAAAGCAGTCCTCACAGGCGCAGCAAATTCGTATTCGCCTGAAGGCTTTTGACCATCGCCTGATTGACCAGTCTACGCAGGAAATTGTTGATACTGCAAAAAGAACTGGTGCGCAGGTTCGTGGTCCAATCCCTCTGCCAACACGAAAAGAACGCTTTACCGTACTGATTTCTCCACACGTCAACAAGGACGCTCGTGACCAGTATGAAATCCGTACCCATAAGCGTCTTCTCGACATTATCGAGCCCACCGAAAAAACTGTAGACGCACTGATGAAACTGGATCTGGCAGCCGGTGTCGAAGTGCAGATCAGTCTCGGTTAA
- the rplC gene encoding 50S ribosomal protein L3 — protein sequence MTIGLVGKKRGMTRVFTEDGVSIPVTVIEVDPNRVTQVKTLETDGYTAIQVTSGSKKSSRLSKPEAGHFAKAGVEAGSGLWEFRIDADAEYKAGDVIGVDLFEQGQKVDVTGQSKGKGFQGAIKRWNFRMQDATHGNSLSHRAPGSIGQCQTPGRVFKGKKMAGHMGAENVTVQSLELVRVDSERNLLLVKGAVPGATGADVIVRPAVKARAHA from the coding sequence ATGACTATTGGATTAGTCGGCAAGAAACGCGGTATGACCCGTGTTTTCACCGAAGACGGTGTTTCCATACCGGTTACCGTAATTGAGGTAGATCCAAACCGCGTTACCCAGGTGAAAACCCTGGAAACCGACGGATATACTGCAATTCAGGTAACTTCCGGAAGCAAGAAAAGCAGCCGTCTGAGCAAGCCGGAAGCTGGCCACTTCGCCAAAGCAGGCGTTGAAGCTGGTTCTGGTCTCTGGGAATTCCGTATCGACGCTGACGCTGAATATAAAGCGGGCGACGTTATCGGTGTAGACCTGTTTGAGCAAGGTCAGAAAGTAGACGTTACCGGTCAGTCCAAGGGTAAGGGCTTCCAGGGTGCTATCAAGCGCTGGAACTTCCGTATGCAGGACGCGACTCACGGTAACTCTCTGTCTCACCGTGCACCTGGCTCTATCGGCCAGTGTCAGACTCCTGGTCGTGTCTTCAAAGGCAAGAAAATGGCTGGACATATGGGCGCGGAAAACGTGACCGTACAGTCCCTGGAACTCGTTCGCGTTGATAGCGAGCGTAACCTGCTGCTGGTCAAAGGCGCAGTACCCGGTGCAACCGGTGCTGACGTTATTGTTCGTCCAGCAGTTAAAGCACGTGCTCACGCCTGA
- the rplD gene encoding 50S ribosomal protein L4, with translation MELKVNGADAVQVSDVTFGTEFNETLVHQAVVAFMAGARQGTRAQKNRSDVSGGGRKPWRQKGSGRARAGTIRSPLWRGGGKTFAAKPQNHAQKLNKKMYRAALRSILSELVRQERLIVVEQFAVESPKTKLVVAKLNELNANGALIVADEVDQNIYLAARNIPHVDVRDVQGIDPVSLVAHEKVVMTVSAIKKFEEMLG, from the coding sequence ATGGAACTGAAGGTAAACGGTGCAGATGCCGTTCAGGTCTCAGACGTGACTTTTGGCACTGAATTCAACGAAACCCTGGTTCACCAGGCGGTTGTTGCATTCATGGCCGGTGCGCGTCAAGGCACCAGAGCTCAGAAAAACCGCAGCGACGTAAGTGGCGGTGGTCGTAAGCCCTGGCGTCAGAAAGGTTCCGGTCGTGCACGCGCCGGTACTATCCGCAGCCCACTGTGGCGCGGGGGCGGCAAGACATTTGCTGCCAAACCACAGAATCATGCTCAAAAGCTGAACAAAAAGATGTATCGCGCAGCGCTGCGTTCTATCTTGTCCGAGCTGGTTCGTCAAGAGCGTCTTATTGTGGTTGAGCAGTTCGCTGTTGAATCACCAAAGACGAAACTGGTTGTAGCCAAGCTGAATGAACTGAACGCTAACGGCGCGTTGATCGTTGCTGATGAAGTGGATCAGAACATTTATCTGGCCGCTCGCAACATTCCTCATGTGGATGTTCGTGACGTTCAGGGTATTGATCCGGTTAGCCTGGTTGCTCACGAGAAAGTCGTGATGACCGTGTCTGCCATCAAGAAGTTCGAGGAGATGCTGGGATGA
- the rplW gene encoding 50S ribosomal protein L23 encodes MNQERIFKVLLGPHISEKATVVAEEHNQYVFKVAKDATKLEIKKAVEQLFEVSVKAVRTAVVKGKTKRTRFGMGQRSDWKKAYVSLEQGQEIDFADAE; translated from the coding sequence ATGAACCAGGAACGTATTTTTAAAGTTCTGCTTGGTCCGCACATTTCCGAGAAGGCCACTGTCGTTGCTGAAGAGCATAACCAGTACGTCTTCAAGGTAGCCAAGGACGCAACCAAGCTCGAAATCAAAAAAGCTGTTGAGCAGCTGTTTGAAGTCAGCGTTAAAGCTGTCAGGACTGCCGTTGTTAAGGGCAAGACCAAGCGTACTCGTTTCGGTATGGGCCAGCGCTCAGACTGGAAAAAGGCGTACGTCAGCCTGGAGCAAGGTCAGGAAATTGACTTCGCGGACGCGGAATAA
- the rplB gene encoding 50S ribosomal protein L2 has product MAVIKCKPTSPGRRFVVKVVNPDLHKGRPYAPLVEKKGKTGGRNNAGRITTRHRGGGHKQHYRIVDFRRNKDGIPAVVERLEYDPNRTAHIALLKYMDGERRYIIAPKGVKAGDELFSGVDAPIKAGNTLPLRNIPQGSIVHCVEMKPGKGAQMIRSAGASAQLVARDGAYVTLRLRSGEMRKVLADCRATLGEVSNSEHNLRSLGKAGAKRWRGVRPTVRGVAMNPVDHPHGGGEGRTSGGRHPVTPWGIPTKGRKTRSNKRTDKMIVRRRSAK; this is encoded by the coding sequence ATGGCAGTAATCAAATGCAAGCCGACTTCTCCAGGTCGCCGCTTCGTTGTCAAGGTAGTTAACCCTGACCTCCACAAGGGTCGCCCTTACGCGCCCCTGGTGGAAAAGAAAGGCAAAACTGGTGGTCGCAACAATGCTGGTCGTATCACTACCCGTCATCGCGGGGGTGGCCACAAGCAGCACTATCGTATCGTAGACTTTCGTCGCAACAAGGACGGCATTCCAGCTGTTGTTGAGCGTCTGGAATACGATCCAAACCGTACTGCGCACATCGCCCTGTTGAAATACATGGATGGTGAGCGTCGTTACATTATCGCACCTAAAGGTGTGAAAGCCGGTGATGAGCTGTTCTCCGGTGTCGATGCCCCGATCAAAGCTGGTAATACTCTGCCTCTGCGCAATATTCCACAGGGTTCCATCGTACACTGTGTAGAAATGAAGCCTGGTAAAGGCGCTCAGATGATTCGCAGTGCTGGTGCTTCTGCCCAGCTGGTCGCTCGTGACGGTGCTTACGTTACCCTGCGTCTGCGTTCCGGTGAAATGCGTAAAGTATTGGCTGACTGTCGCGCCACTCTGGGCGAAGTCTCTAACAGTGAGCACAACCTGCGCTCTCTGGGTAAAGCGGGTGCTAAGCGCTGGCGTGGTGTGCGTCCGACCGTTCGTGGTGTTGCCATGAACCCGGTAGATCACCCACATGGTGGTGGTGAAGGTCGTACTTCCGGTGGTCGTCATCCTGTGACGCCATGGGGTATCCCGACCAAGGGTCGCAAGACTCGTTCCAACAAGCGTACGGACAAAATGATCGTACGTCGTCGCAGCGCGAAGTAA
- the rpsS gene encoding 30S ribosomal protein S19, protein MPRSLKKGPFIDLHLLKKVEEAAESGNKRPIKTWSRRSMIIPTMVGLTLAVHNGRQHVPVFVTEDMVGHKLGEFAATRTYRGHAADKKAKKR, encoded by the coding sequence GTGCCACGTTCATTGAAAAAAGGCCCATTTATCGACCTTCACCTGCTGAAGAAAGTCGAAGAAGCGGCTGAAAGCGGCAACAAGCGTCCGATCAAGACCTGGTCTCGCCGCTCCATGATTATCCCAACCATGGTTGGTCTGACTCTGGCTGTGCACAACGGTCGTCAGCACGTTCCTGTCTTCGTTACCGAAGATATGGTTGGCCACAAGCTGGGTGAGTTTGCTGCAACCCGTACTTATCGCGGTCACGCAGCAGACAAGAAGGCCAAGAAGCGCTAA
- the rplV gene encoding 50S ribosomal protein L22, producing MKEVAAMHKGARISAQKARLVADQIRGKAVGEALDLLSYSPKKAAVLVKKVLESAIANAEHNDGMDIDELKVSTVFVDEGMTMKRIRPRAKGRADRILKRSCHITVKVAEV from the coding sequence ATGAAAGAAGTTGCTGCTATGCATAAAGGCGCTCGCATTTCTGCCCAGAAAGCGCGTCTGGTCGCTGACCAGATCCGCGGCAAGGCAGTTGGCGAAGCCCTGGATCTCCTGAGCTACAGCCCGAAAAAAGCTGCAGTTCTGGTTAAGAAAGTGCTTGAGTCTGCTATTGCAAACGCTGAGCACAATGACGGCATGGACATCGATGAGCTGAAAGTCTCTACTGTCTTCGTTGACGAAGGCATGACGATGAAGCGCATTCGCCCACGTGCCAAGGGTCGTGCTGATCGCATTCTGAAGCGGTCTTGCCATATTACGGTTAAGGTTGCAGAGGTCTAA
- the rpsC gene encoding 30S ribosomal protein S3 — MGQKVHPNGIRLGIVKPHRSVWFADGSDYADKLNADLAVRSFIEEKLKNASVSHVEIQRPAQSARVTIHTARPGIVIGKKGEDVEKLRQAVSKMMGVPVHINIEEIRKPELNAMLVAQSIAGQLERRVMFRRAMKRSVQNAMRLGAKGIKVQLSGRLGGAEIARTEWYREGRVPLHTLRADIDYAHYEALTTYGILGVKVWIFKGEVIGGMAPTVEPSKDKEQPARRPKKRQAKS, encoded by the coding sequence ATGGGTCAGAAAGTACATCCTAATGGAATTCGCCTGGGCATCGTTAAGCCCCACCGTTCAGTCTGGTTTGCAGATGGCAGCGATTACGCTGACAAACTGAATGCTGACCTGGCGGTGCGCAGTTTCATTGAAGAGAAGCTGAAAAACGCTTCTGTAAGCCATGTTGAAATCCAGCGTCCAGCGCAAAGCGCCCGCGTGACCATTCACACTGCCCGTCCGGGTATCGTGATTGGCAAGAAGGGTGAAGACGTTGAGAAGCTGCGTCAGGCGGTGTCCAAAATGATGGGCGTGCCTGTGCACATCAACATTGAAGAAATCCGCAAGCCTGAACTGAACGCCATGCTGGTCGCTCAGAGCATCGCTGGCCAGCTGGAGCGTCGTGTGATGTTCCGTCGTGCCATGAAGCGCTCTGTCCAGAACGCCATGCGTCTGGGTGCCAAGGGTATCAAGGTTCAACTGAGTGGCCGTCTTGGCGGTGCTGAAATCGCGCGTACTGAATGGTACCGCGAAGGTCGTGTGCCTCTGCACACCCTGCGTGCTGACATCGATTATGCACATTATGAAGCACTGACCACTTACGGTATTCTGGGTGTCAAGGTCTGGATCTTTAAGGGTGAGGTTATCGGTGGCATGGCACCTACTGTTGAGCCTTCCAAAGATAAAGAACAGCCAGCTCGTCGCCCTAAGAAGCGTCAGGCTAAGAGTTAA
- the rplP gene encoding 50S ribosomal protein L16, with protein MLQPKRTKFRKQQKGRNRGLALRGSKVSFGEYALKAIGRGRITARQIEAARRAMTRHIKRGGKIWIRVFPDKPITGKPLEVRQGKGKGNVEYWVCQIQPGRVLYEMEGVSEELAREAFALAAAKLPLETAFVKRSVM; from the coding sequence ATGTTACAGCCTAAGCGTACGAAATTTCGTAAGCAGCAAAAAGGCCGCAATCGTGGTCTGGCACTCCGCGGCTCCAAGGTTAGCTTCGGCGAATACGCATTGAAAGCAATCGGTCGTGGACGTATAACAGCTCGCCAGATTGAGGCGGCTCGTCGTGCCATGACCCGTCACATTAAACGTGGCGGTAAAATCTGGATCCGCGTCTTCCCTGACAAGCCGATCACCGGTAAGCCTCTTGAGGTGCGTCAGGGTAAAGGTAAGGGTAACGTGGAATACTGGGTGTGCCAGATTCAACCAGGCCGCGTTCTCTATGAGATGGAAGGTGTGTCCGAAGAGCTGGCTCGTGAAGCCTTCGCTCTTGCAGCAGCCAAGCTGCCGCTGGAAACTGCCTTCGTTAAGCGGAGCGTAATGTGA
- the rpmC gene encoding 50S ribosomal protein L29: MKAAELREKSVEELNTELLSLLRDQFNFRMQKATGQLGQSHLLKQVKRDIARVKTILNQKAGA; encoded by the coding sequence ATGAAAGCTGCTGAACTGCGTGAAAAGTCTGTAGAGGAGCTCAATACTGAGCTGCTCTCTCTGCTGCGGGATCAGTTTAACTTCCGTATGCAGAAAGCTACTGGCCAGCTGGGTCAGAGCCATCTGCTGAAGCAGGTTAAGCGCGACATCGCTCGTGTGAAAACCATCCTGAACCAAAAGGCAGGAGCATAA
- the rpsQ gene encoding 30S ribosomal protein S17, which produces MAEDKKVRTLTGKVVSDKMDKTITVLIERRVKHPLLGKIVKRSTKLHAHDENNDCRMGDVVTIKETRPLSKSKTFTLVSIDERATQI; this is translated from the coding sequence ATGGCTGAAGACAAGAAGGTCCGTACCCTGACCGGTAAGGTCGTGAGCGACAAGATGGATAAAACCATCACTGTTCTCATCGAGCGCCGGGTAAAACATCCGCTTCTGGGTAAAATCGTGAAGCGGTCCACCAAGTTGCACGCTCATGATGAAAACAACGACTGCCGTATGGGCGACGTTGTTACCATCAAAGAGACGCGTCCTCTGTCAAAGAGCAAGACGTTTACGCTTGTATCCATTGACGAGCGTGCTACTCAGATCTAA
- the rplX gene encoding 50S ribosomal protein L24 produces the protein MKKIRRDDEVIVIAGKDKGKRGKVQTVRADGKLVVSGINMIKKHQKPNPMLGTPGGIVEKEAAIEASNVAILNPETNKADRVGFAIEDGKKQRVFKSNGKPVDA, from the coding sequence ATGAAAAAGATCCGTCGTGATGACGAAGTCATCGTAATTGCCGGCAAGGACAAAGGTAAGCGCGGTAAAGTGCAAACCGTTCGTGCTGACGGCAAGCTGGTTGTTTCTGGCATCAATATGATCAAGAAACATCAGAAGCCTAACCCGATGCTGGGCACTCCTGGTGGAATCGTAGAAAAAGAAGCGGCTATCGAAGCTTCTAACGTTGCGATTCTGAACCCTGAAACCAACAAGGCTGATCGTGTTGGCTTTGCTATCGAAGATGGCAAAAAGCAGCGCGTATTTAAGTCTAACGGCAAGCCTGTTGACGCGTAA
- the rplE gene encoding 50S ribosomal protein L5, whose amino-acid sequence MANFKTKYREEILPMLKEELGVKNVHEVPRITKITLNMGVGEAIGDKKVIEHAVADLEKIAGQKAVVTKARKSVAGFKVREGWPIGVKVTLRRERMYEFLERLVDIALPRVRDFRGLSPKSFDGRGNYSMGVKEQIIFPEVDYDKIDTLRGLDITLTTTAKNDDEGRALLKAFNFPFRN is encoded by the coding sequence ATGGCAAATTTTAAAACCAAATATCGTGAAGAAATTCTGCCCATGCTCAAAGAAGAGCTGGGTGTGAAAAACGTTCATGAAGTGCCACGCATCACCAAAATCACCCTGAACATGGGTGTCGGTGAAGCGATTGGTGACAAGAAAGTCATCGAGCACGCGGTTGCTGACCTGGAAAAAATCGCCGGTCAGAAAGCTGTTGTGACCAAGGCCCGCAAATCTGTCGCTGGCTTTAAAGTCCGTGAAGGCTGGCCAATCGGTGTTAAGGTGACTCTGCGTCGTGAGCGCATGTATGAGTTCCTGGAGCGTCTGGTTGACATCGCTCTGCCACGTGTCCGTGACTTCCGTGGTCTGAGCCCCAAGTCTTTCGACGGTCGTGGTAACTACAGCATGGGTGTTAAAGAGCAGATCATCTTCCCTGAAGTTGATTACGACAAAATCGACACTCTGCGCGGTCTGGACATCACTCTGACCACTACCGCCAAGAATGACGATGAAGGCCGTGCTCTGCTGAAGGCTTTCAACTTCCCATTCCGTAACTGA
- the rpsN gene encoding 30S ribosomal protein S14, giving the protein MAKVSMKQRELKRQRTVAKYAEKRAQLKAVINNPNSTEDERWDALVALQKQPRNASKARLRNRCRITGRPHGVLRKFGLSRIKLREAAMRGDVPGLVKASW; this is encoded by the coding sequence ATGGCAAAAGTATCCATGAAGCAGCGGGAACTGAAGCGTCAGCGCACCGTTGCCAAGTATGCTGAAAAGCGTGCACAGCTGAAAGCTGTGATTAACAATCCTAACAGCACTGAAGATGAGCGTTGGGATGCCCTGGTAGCTCTGCAGAAACAGCCTCGCAATGCCAGCAAGGCGCGTCTGCGTAACCGCTGCCGCATCACTGGCCGTCCACACGGCGTACTGCGCAAGTTCGGCCTGAGCCGTATCAAGCTGCGTGAAGCAGCGATGCGTGGTGATGTTCCAGGTCTGGTTAAAGCCAGCTGGTAA
- the rpsH gene encoding 30S ribosomal protein S8 has translation MSMQDPLADMLTRIRNAQMAEHASVTMPSSKIKVAVARVLKDEGFIADYKVAGEAKAELAIELKYFEGKPVIESLKRTSRPGLRAYAGKEALPKVNGGLGIAIVSTNKGVMTDRAARAAGVGGEILCTVF, from the coding sequence ATGAGTATGCAGGACCCGTTAGCAGATATGCTAACTCGTATCCGTAATGCCCAGATGGCAGAGCACGCCTCTGTCACCATGCCGTCCTCCAAAATCAAGGTTGCTGTAGCCCGGGTTTTGAAAGACGAAGGTTTCATCGCTGACTACAAAGTCGCTGGCGAAGCCAAGGCTGAACTGGCCATCGAACTGAAGTATTTCGAAGGCAAGCCAGTTATTGAAAGCCTGAAGCGTACCAGCCGTCCTGGCCTGCGTGCCTACGCTGGCAAGGAAGCGCTGCCTAAAGTGAACGGCGGTCTGGGTATCGCTATCGTTTCCACCAACAAAGGTGTTATGACCGATCGCGCTGCCCGTGCAGCCGGTGTTGGTGGCGAAATTCTCTGCACTGTGTTCTAA
- the rplF gene encoding 50S ribosomal protein L6 translates to MSRVAKSPVAVPAGVEIKRNGQILVIKGSKGQLELVVHNNVEVGQEENVLTFAPRDGAKHSRALAGTTRALVNNMVTGVTAGFEKKLQLVGVGYRAAAKGNSLTLNLGFSHPVEYELPQGVTCETPTQTEILVRGIDKQLVGQVAAEIREFRRPEPYKGKGVRYADERVRRKEAKKK, encoded by the coding sequence ATGTCTCGAGTAGCCAAAAGCCCTGTTGCTGTCCCTGCTGGTGTAGAGATCAAGCGCAATGGCCAGATCCTGGTGATCAAAGGTTCCAAGGGTCAACTGGAACTTGTTGTTCACAACAATGTCGAAGTTGGACAGGAAGAAAACGTTCTGACGTTTGCTCCACGTGATGGTGCCAAGCACTCTCGTGCTCTGGCCGGCACTACCCGTGCCCTGGTTAACAACATGGTAACCGGCGTTACCGCTGGCTTCGAGAAGAAGCTGCAGCTGGTTGGTGTTGGTTATCGTGCAGCGGCCAAAGGTAATAGCCTGACTTTGAACCTGGGCTTCTCCCATCCGGTTGAATACGAACTGCCACAAGGCGTGACTTGTGAAACTCCGACCCAGACTGAAATTCTGGTTCGCGGTATCGACAAGCAGCTGGTTGGACAGGTTGCTGCGGAAATTCGTGAATTCCGTCGTCCTGAGCCTTATAAAGGCAAGGGTGTTCGCTATGCTGACGAACGCGTTCGTCGCAAAGAAGCCAAGAAAAAGTAA